TGGAGGAAAGGTGGGGAGAAGCAGGGGTAGGAGAAGATGAACGAGGAGTGAagaagggcagaaagagtggtaggggaggtggagggggtggagGACAGTCTGGTCCCACTCAGTATATCAGGAAGTGAGTCAGTCCCAGTCAGTTCCCTGTACCCCTCAACCCcatcactgtttcattcagtgGCTTAATTTGTCACCTTTTATTGATTTAAAAAGCTGAAAGAAGCAGCATGACAATAAAATTGGTAATGCAGCAATCAATGGAATAACGATCCAGAATTCCACGCTCACTTCTGACTTGGGGAAGAagacatctgtgcagagagagagagagagagagagagagatgtgagataTTGCATTATAATTCTCTTTACCAACTCATTCACAAACACACTATGTTTACTACACCACATCTACATTTATTCATTAAACTGCGGTTTTACTATTACAAGACAAACTAAATTAAAACATCCCTTCCAACCCATTACTGCTTCTTTCCACCTTTCAAATTTGTATTGGTCCTATGCTTTAAGCAGTGGTTAGACCTGTCTCTGTATCAAAGGTTACCCCAGAATAAGTGTACTGTAACCTACTCAGAACAATGCCATACTACCATCACGTCTCCATCACTTACTCAAATTAAGGACAGATTATAACGTTAATCAGTGTTTAATAACTGTCTCTCAGCATCTGAATAGATTGCAAAACATCAAATAGAGTCCTCCACTGGCATGTGCTTTTTAATACAATATTAAATAGGCCTGCTATCCATTTAAGAAGCTTACTGTCAAAACAGCGCATCCTTGAAACTTCATGAATGAATGTCAAAACTGGCATGAAATCTCACAAATCAGCTGCTGAGATCAGTTTAATATTCTCTATTCCTTTATTTTGCACATGTATAATTTCTTACTTATTTTGATCATGAAGGTTTAGTATTTTTACTAACATTACTGACTTGAAAGACGAAAGGATTAACGCCTGTTAATTATGCAAGCTCAGACTGGACAGACATTCAATTCCCATCAGGAGTAACAATCAGCGTTTAGCAAGTGTTTAAACCATCTGCTGCTTCCCCAGGACAGATGTCACACAAACTTTTGTATACAATGGATGCAACTATGCAATGCCATAGTGTTAAAATCTTAATGAGTCTAAGAACTGTGTATAAAGAGGCTATTGTAAAACAGTACTTTGGATTCCATCACCCTCCCAAACTGTGCTACTGCAGATGCTTAATAAAGAGGGTATTTTCTCCATGCACTAATCTTGGTCATTATTAAACACGatctcacagagagagggggggcgagaacAGTCAACTGCTTGAGAATATGTTCACCCAAACCTGCTCTCACATGCTATTCCCAGATTAGACCTCCTTCCTTTTCTCTAATACACCCCAACCTTTCACAACCCCACTCTTCCCCCGCCATCACAGCCTGTACCCCCATCACTGGCTCTCcctcttctcccatctccttcactGCCTCTTCCTCCATTACAGCCTGACTCTATCTCCAAGACACCCTCACTATGAAGTGTCTGTTGTTGTTATGTGAGGTCTGAAGAGCCTAGATTAGTCTATTATCAGGAACTGTGGCCTATTAGGGTCATGAGGAGCCTGTTTCAGTCATGGAATTTCCTCGGGATTTTATATTTCTCTACCATCAGATTCATGTTCTTTTACCCAGCCTGCTGAGTATCTATAAAGCTCTTTTCCCATTATGACAGACCTGCAATCTGGATGTGAGCCTCCCGTGACTCCTTCAGGATCACATTGTTAATGAGACAAGTATATTTGTTCAGGGAGTGTTTGGAGATCTCGATGGAGCTGCTGACAATGAACAGCCCCTGATCGTCTGGCTGGTATGTGGTTTCCTGTTGGGCCATCATGTTCACTCCATCTCCATTCACCCACAGGATGGGCGGCTCTGGGTACCAGCCTTCGGATCTGCAGTCCAGTCTGATGCTCGTGCCCATTTGGCCCTCCATCACAATCCAGGGTTGCTGACCCATACCTGCAATCACAGAGACATTAGGAAGGGGGTTATGGGGGTAGGCCCAAAAGCATGGCATGGTCTCCCTATGCCACTTGGTTAGCTCACTGCAGAACTGTACTTCTAGCTATCAATATTGTCCTCCAATGCTTGAAATGATCATTGGGAATTTgggagttggagagaggagagaagccTTTTGCTTTGTCTTTGCTTTGTTACCAAACTGAGTTTTTGCCACCAGAAGGCAAAGTGGAGGACAATTTCCCAACTTAGATTGCAGTATAGTATTGTCACCACTCACACCTCAAAAATGAAGCTAACGTGATTGTATTGGTTAAGGAGAGGAAACAAAGAAATATAAATCAGACTTAGTGATAcagtttttaccttgttgaacaGTGCATCTTTTTATTTTATTGCAATCTGAAATAGTCTGAAGTGTTTTAAAACCAAGGATAACTGTTTTCGAAAGCAAGTAACCTGACTCATTTTAAACACTGTTTACAAAGCTGCTGGCTCCAGCAGTAGTAGGAGAAGTTGCAGATGAGCTGGTGCCAGAAGGAGGGCTTACAAATGGCGACTGAGCCAGCAACAAGAAGCTGATTGGCTTGTAGATTAGTGACCAGTTACTGATGACAAAAGCCTGCCAACAATGATGTGACTGGTTCTCAGGAAGCTGCACAACTTGGAACTatgaacaaaatacaaagaaGCCTTCAGATTTCCAACAGCTCAGGAGCTGTCTCTGTTCTCTGCTGTAAAAGCCCCTTTAAGACTGAAGAAAATCAACTTATTTATTTTTACCTGTAGCTGAAAGCTCTGGCTTTTGAATAATAAATTCAGAGGTTCTTTCTAAGCAGGAACCAGTCAACCTCTGCCTTCTGAAAACAGCAAAAGAATCCGGGAGGAAAATTGAGACGTAATTTTCAGATTGGTTATGTCAGTAAAGATGTCTCAACCGATTTACCCTATTTTaataactcaaacactccaacccgcAAATTcctgctaaatcttttctgaaccctatccagTTTGATAATagccttcctataacaaggcaacTGGatctggattcctgatgaagggtttccaCCCTatacgttgattctcctgctcctcagatgctgcctgatctgctgtgctttaccagcaccacactcttgaatctgatctccagcatctgcagaacagAACTGGGTGACAACTTTCTCCAAACAGAACTGGGTGACAAGGGGCAATAtcgtgtacaacctcaacataatgtcccatcATCTATATTCAAAAATCTGAgtagtgaaggcaagcatgctaaatgccttcctaaccactCTATCTACTTATGTTGCAAATTTCAAATAATAATCTACCTGAACCCTTTGTTCTCTAAGTTCTACCCATGGTCCTattattaattgtataagtcattCCCTTGTTTGTGAAAACAAAATGCGATATCTTGCACTTatccaaactaaattccatctgtcactcatcagtccattgacccaattgGTCAAGATCTATTTATAATTTTAGATATCCTTCTTCATTATCACTATACAactagttttggtgtcatctgcaaacttactaaccatcccTCAGATATTCTCAgttaaagtgtggtgctggataaagcacagcagatcagataacatctgaggagcaagaacatcaacatttcgggcatagcccttcatcaggactgggaagggggaagggagctgaaaaataaataggaggagggagagtggggcgagGAAAATAGTAGATGGGATGGTAATAGATGGATGCAGGGAAAAGGTGATGACGGTAGGTTGGTGGGAAGTGTGGACCGGAtatgtggaaaggaagatggacccAGGTAGGTGAAAATAAGGACTgctgatactggagatcagagtcaagattagagtggtgctggaaaagcacagaaggtcaggcagcatccgagaagcaggaaaatcaaagtttccGGCAAAAGTCCTTCAACAGGAATGGATCAAGAGGGTGGTGTGAAGTCAGAGGATTGAATTTGCGAAGGGGttggggtggaggggagatttggaaactggtgaattcaatgttgaggccatgtggttggaggcttTCGAGACGGAagttgaggtgttcttcctccaatttgtggGTGGCCTTTTGGCTGTGGAGGAGGCTCAGTATAGACACATCATGGGGATATGGGAGAGGCTTTTGAAGTGAATGGCCACCAGAAAGTGAGTTTGGTTGGTGCATACAGACCAGAGATGAGCCCTGAACAGTTCTGCATGTTTGTGTTCAGTCTCTCTcatgtagaggagacctcatcGAGACCATTGTCTGCAGTAAATGAGGTTCAAGCAGATACAAGTAAATCTCTGCCAGATTTGGAATGAAGCTTTGTGGCCTTCGATGGGggtgatggaggaggtgtgggcacaagctTTGCACCTCTTACAGCAGTAGAAGAAGTTGCCAGATACTGAGGGGTTTGATGGGTAGTGTGGACCTAAGGAGGGAGTTGTAGAAGGAACAGTCCCTACTTAACACAAATTGGGGTGCGGAGGGAAATGTATTTTTGGTGGTGGTATCTGATTGTAGGTGATGAAAATAGCGAAGGATTATACATGGGATTTGGAGATTAGTGGGATGGAAAGTGATTCATAAGGGGGATCCTATCCTtgttggggttgggggatggCATATCACGGGCAGTAGTGTGGGAAATGGAGGGGACACAATTTAAGGCATTGTTGATCacaggggaggggaaattacggaCCTTAAAGTAGGAGGACATCTGGAAATGGACTTGTTCATCCTGAGAGCAGATACAGCAAAGGccaaggaattgggaataaaggatCATATTGTTATAGGAGGTGGGATGGTAGGAAGTGTAGTCAAGGAAGttgtgggagttggtggatttgaagtagatgtcagtgttgagccAGTCGCCGGAGATGGAGAGGTGCGGGAAAGGGAAAGAGAGTTGGAGATGGTCcaagtgaatttaaggtcagggtggaaggtgttggtgtaGTGGCTTTTAAATCTTCCTCATGGAGGATACAGGTGCAGAAAGTcttccatggtgaagatgaggtgttgagGGCTGGGGAATCGGAAATCATGGAGGAAATGGAAGGCATGGAACGTGTCTCAAATGTAACTGGGAAGTTCCTGGATGAAGGTCGACAGGAAGGAGTCAAGTTAAGCGGAGGCAAGGTCAGTCCACCCTCATCCTAACACCCATTCAAGCATCGAGGAACATTTTACAAGTCTTAATTTATTACGTTGGACCACTCCCTAAAAGAAAAAGTGGTCATCAATATTTGTTGATCATAATAGCTGTGTCTAGACTATTTCCAGAGGCAATTTCATTTTGCAATATCATGTCTAAAAGGACTGTAGATGAGTTACTCAAATGTTTTACtatgttatggttctgttcgccgagctgggaatttgtcttgcaaacgtttcgtcccctgtctaggtgacatcctcagtgcttgggagcctcctgtgaagcgcttctgtgatgtttcctctggcatttataatggcctgtctctgccgcttctggttgtcagttccagctgtccgctgtagtggctggtatattgagtccaggtcgatgtgtttgttgatagagtctgtggatgagtgccatgcttctaggaattccctggctattctctatttggcttgccctataaatTCCctgaacagccagggaattccgagaggcatggcactcatccacagactctatcaacaaacacatcgacctggacccaatataccggccactacagcggacagctgaaactgacaaccggaagcggcagagacaggccattatAAATaccgaggaaacatcacagaagcgcttcacaggaggctcccaagcactgatgatgtcacctagacaggggacgaaacatttgcaagtcaaattcccagctcggcgaacagaaccacaacaacgagcacccgagctacaaatcttctcccaaactttgtttTACTATGTAAAGACAATCCAGAGATTCAATCAGGTCATAGATCAAACTTTGCATCAACAATATTCAAGGAAGTTAAGGACAGCTTAGGTATAAAACAATTTAAATCAACTGTGAGGAGCATTAGAATAATAGTGTCAAACTTTAAGGACCATGGCTTATAGTCAAGGCTATTCAAAGAAATGGGATAAAGGAAATTAATTTGTAGTTTTTGCAGTTAGAGATGCACCCAACAAATTAACTAAGTTCAGTCCATCCAAATTAATTTTCAGACCTGAGCTGAGAGGACCACTGAAATTAATTAAGGAAATATTGGTAAGCAAGAGTTCAGTTACCACATATTTGAACTATGTCTATTTTAGTGTGTGAGTTGGCTCGACAGCATTTGAAAGTAGCACAGCAGGTGATGAAACAGAAAGCAGAAAACAACAAAAATTTGTGGTTTTACTAAAGGAGATAAATTGTTAGACCATAAGACtgtaagacattggagcagaaattaggccacatagcccattcagtctgctctgccattcaatcatggttgatgagAATCATAAGCCCATTCTTCCGTTTTCTCACTGTAACttttgatcccctttacaataagaacatatctatctccatcttaaacacACTATGACGtggcctcaacagccttctgtggtagtgaattccatagattcaccactctctggctgaagatgtttctccttatctccattctaaaaggtctgtcctttactctaaggctgtgccctcaggtcctagtgtctcctaccaatggaaacatcttcccaacatccactctgtccaagccattcagtattcagtaagttttaattagatcacccctcatccttctaaactccatttagTGCAGACCTGAGttctcaaactttcctcatacGTTACgctgttcattcctgggaccattctcatgaatatcctctgaacatgctccagggccagtacatccttcctgaaatatggggcccaaaactgcatacaatactccaaatgtggcctgaccagagccttatatagTCTCAGAAGTACACGCctccttttatattcaagtcctctcaaaataaatgccaccattgcatttgctttcctaactactgactcaacctgcaagtttaccttgagagaatcctggactagaactcccaagtctctttgcacttcagactccTGAATTTTCTCCACATTTAGAAAA
This Chiloscyllium punctatum isolate Juve2018m chromosome 30, sChiPun1.3, whole genome shotgun sequence DNA region includes the following protein-coding sequences:
- the LOC140455323 gene encoding butyrophilin subfamily 1 member A1-like; its protein translation is MGQQPWIVMEGQMGTSIRLDCRSEGWYPEPPILWVNGDGVNMMAQQETTYQPDDQGLFIVSSSIEISKHSLNKYTCLINNVILKESREAHIQIAAKKKKATEAKKKKATEEVTDPNVMIALN